In the genome of Kitasatospora cathayae, one region contains:
- a CDS encoding DeoR/GlpR family DNA-binding transcription regulator, producing MGTHERWTRLLEVLGDKGRIEVAEAAELLGVSPATVRRDMEELARQQLLTRTRGGAVLSGVAYDLPLRYKTARQADEKHRIAEAAARLIPPGAVVGLNGGTTTSEVARELATRADLAEHGAGISLTVVTNAINIASELAVRPHVKTVVTGGVVRSNSYELTGPLATPVLEGISLDYAILGVNAVDARLGAAAHDEGEASANRAMARRAEKVIVVADSTKLGRRAFAQVCAVGDIAVLVTDKNAPEELVGQFVGQGVEVVCV from the coding sequence ATGGGCACGCACGAGCGGTGGACACGGCTGCTCGAAGTCCTCGGTGACAAGGGCCGCATCGAGGTCGCCGAGGCCGCCGAGCTGCTCGGAGTCTCCCCCGCGACGGTCCGCCGCGACATGGAGGAGCTGGCCCGCCAGCAGCTGCTGACCCGCACCCGCGGTGGAGCGGTGCTGAGCGGAGTCGCGTACGACCTGCCGCTTCGCTACAAGACCGCGCGCCAGGCGGACGAGAAGCACCGGATCGCCGAGGCGGCGGCCCGGCTCATCCCGCCCGGGGCGGTGGTCGGCCTCAACGGCGGAACGACCACCTCGGAGGTGGCCCGCGAACTGGCGACCCGGGCGGACCTGGCCGAGCACGGTGCCGGGATCTCGCTGACGGTGGTCACCAACGCGATCAACATCGCGAGCGAGCTGGCGGTCCGGCCGCACGTGAAGACCGTGGTGACGGGCGGAGTCGTGCGCTCCAACTCCTACGAGTTGACCGGCCCGCTGGCCACGCCGGTGCTCGAAGGGATCTCGCTGGACTACGCGATCCTCGGGGTGAACGCGGTGGACGCGCGCCTGGGCGCGGCCGCGCACGACGAGGGCGAGGCCAGTGCCAACCGGGCCATGGCGCGGCGGGCGGAGAAGGTCATCGTGGTCGCCGACTCCACCAAGCTCGGTCGTCGGGCGTTCGCCCAGGTGTGTGCGGTCGGTGACATCGCCGTCCTGGTCACCGACAAGAACGCGCCGGAGGAACTGGTCGGGCAGTTCGTGGGCCAGGGCGTCGAGGTGGTCTGCGTCTGA
- a CDS encoding helix-turn-helix domain-containing protein — protein MLAAVCRSNGRRDHRLVGESPLVAGGLIAKTPDPQDGRSQLLAPTRRGRDTLSRIRRERTALLARRSTRLTPEQCRALEAALPLLELLLDEPDAPVREGHDGPNDR, from the coding sequence GTGCTCGCAGCGGTCTGTCGCTCGAACGGCCGCCGGGACCATCGCCTAGTTGGCGAAAGCCCGCTCGTCGCCGGCGGCCTGATCGCCAAGACCCCGGACCCACAGGACGGACGCTCCCAGCTCCTCGCCCCGACCCGGCGCGGACGGGACACCCTCTCCCGCATCCGCCGCGAGCGCACCGCCCTGCTGGCCCGCCGCAGCACCCGCCTCACCCCCGAGCAGTGCCGCGCCCTGGAGGCGGCGCTGCCGCTGCTGGAACTCCTCCTCGACGAGCCCGACGCGCCGGTCCGCGAGGGACATGACGGGCCGAACGACCGGTAG
- a CDS encoding PTS transporter subunit EIIC, whose amino-acid sequence MSDEKHRAVAEAILPLVGGAANIRSVAHCMTRLRLGLADRSLVDREALGALPAVLGTVEDDTYQIVLGPGAVAGVTAQLRRLLDPGATAPTAEDLAGRGARIRAQARVRNATPVKRMLRRIANVFVPLIPALIGCGIVAALGGTLANLGRAPALVIALGPVSSGFMSLLAVFVGYNTAQEFGGTPVLGGVVAAVIGYAGVAKVEAFGHHLTPGQGGVVGALLAALLAVQVERWTRRILPAALDVLVTPTVTVLVGGLAALFGLMFVAGEVSTAIGHATSWLLAHGGLLAGMVLGGLFLPLVMLGLHQALIPIHTTLIQQQGSTVLLPILAMAGAGQVGCAAAVYLRLRHNASVRATIRSALPAGLLGVGEPLVYGVTLPLGRPFVTACVGGAAGGAFVGAAGQLGSAVGSTAVGPSGWALFPLLAGPHGMAGSAAVYGGGLLTGYAVGFLATYFFGFTRESLAEYNAAPAQSAPVVAAE is encoded by the coding sequence ATGTCCGACGAGAAGCACCGCGCCGTGGCCGAGGCGATCCTCCCGCTGGTCGGCGGCGCCGCCAACATCCGCTCCGTCGCCCACTGCATGACCCGGCTTCGGCTGGGTCTGGCGGACCGTTCCCTGGTCGACCGCGAGGCGCTCGGGGCGCTGCCGGCCGTCCTGGGCACGGTCGAGGACGACACCTACCAGATCGTCCTCGGCCCCGGCGCCGTCGCCGGGGTCACCGCGCAGCTGCGCCGGCTGCTGGACCCTGGTGCGACCGCCCCCACCGCCGAGGACCTCGCCGGACGCGGTGCGCGGATCCGCGCGCAGGCCCGGGTGCGCAACGCGACCCCGGTCAAGCGGATGCTGCGCCGGATCGCGAACGTCTTCGTCCCGCTGATCCCCGCCCTGATCGGCTGCGGGATCGTCGCCGCCCTCGGCGGGACGCTCGCCAACCTCGGCCGGGCACCGGCTCTGGTCATCGCGCTGGGGCCGGTCTCCTCGGGGTTCATGTCGCTGCTCGCCGTCTTCGTCGGCTACAACACGGCGCAGGAGTTCGGCGGCACGCCCGTGCTGGGCGGGGTCGTGGCCGCGGTGATCGGCTACGCCGGGGTCGCCAAGGTGGAGGCGTTCGGCCACCACCTCACCCCCGGGCAGGGCGGGGTGGTCGGGGCGCTGCTCGCCGCGCTGCTGGCGGTGCAGGTGGAGCGGTGGACCCGGCGGATCCTGCCCGCCGCGCTGGACGTCCTGGTCACGCCCACGGTCACCGTCCTGGTCGGCGGGCTGGCGGCGCTGTTCGGCCTGATGTTCGTCGCCGGGGAGGTCTCCACCGCGATCGGCCACGCCACCTCCTGGCTGCTCGCCCACGGCGGGCTGCTCGCCGGGATGGTGCTCGGCGGGCTCTTCCTGCCGCTGGTGATGCTCGGCCTGCACCAGGCGCTGATCCCGATCCACACCACCCTGATCCAGCAGCAGGGTTCCACCGTCCTGCTGCCGATCCTCGCCATGGCCGGCGCCGGGCAGGTCGGCTGCGCCGCCGCCGTCTACCTGCGGCTGCGGCACAACGCCTCGGTCCGGGCGACCATCAGGTCCGCGCTGCCGGCGGGCCTGCTCGGCGTCGGCGAGCCCCTGGTCTACGGGGTCACCCTGCCGCTGGGCCGCCCGTTCGTCACGGCCTGCGTGGGCGGCGCCGCCGGGGGCGCCTTCGTCGGGGCGGCCGGCCAGCTCGGCAGCGCGGTCGGATCGACCGCCGTCGGCCCCTCCGGCTGGGCCCTGTTCCCGCTGCTGGCCGGCCCGCACGGGATGGCCGGCAGCGCCGCCGTCTACGGGGGCGGGTTGCTGACCGGGTACGCGGTGGGCTTCCTGGCCACGTACTTCTTCGGCTTCACCCGGGAGTCGCTCGCCGAGTACAACGCCGCTCCGGCGCAATCCGCTCCCGTGGTCGCGGCCGAGTAG